A genomic region of Vibrio sp. 10N contains the following coding sequences:
- a CDS encoding nitroreductase family protein has translation MTHQIIKDLNTRYTAKKYDATKRISAEDMMVIKEAIRLSASSINSQPWKFIVIESDEAKQRFHDTFANMHQFNQPHAKEASHTILFAHNPHFTKDDYRRVVDAEVTSGHLPADKYDQMLNGAFGFAELNTDDQGFNGQWTKAQTYIALGNVLHTLARMGIASTPMEGVDPEMIGEIFEDELGGYVCDFALALGYHKEGEDYNYGLPKSRLAQEDIITVL, from the coding sequence GTGACTCATCAAATTATCAAAGATCTAAATACCCGTTATACAGCAAAAAAATACGACGCGACTAAGCGCATTTCTGCTGAGGATATGATGGTCATCAAAGAAGCGATCCGCTTATCTGCGTCCTCTATCAACTCTCAGCCGTGGAAGTTTATTGTGATCGAAAGTGATGAAGCGAAACAGCGCTTCCACGATACGTTTGCCAATATGCATCAGTTTAATCAACCGCACGCTAAAGAGGCATCACACACGATTTTGTTCGCTCACAACCCTCACTTTACCAAGGATGATTACCGTAGAGTTGTTGACGCTGAGGTCACATCTGGTCACTTGCCAGCGGACAAATACGATCAAATGCTAAATGGCGCGTTTGGATTTGCAGAGCTAAATACCGACGACCAAGGTTTCAACGGTCAGTGGACTAAGGCTCAAACCTACATTGCACTGGGTAATGTACTGCACACGCTTGCGCGTATGGGCATTGCGTCTACTCCAATGGAAGGTGTGGATCCAGAGATGATTGGTGAGATATTTGAAGACGAACTCGGTGGTTACGTGTGTGATTTCGCGCTAGCGCTTGGCTACCACAAAGAAGGTGAAGATTATAACTACGGCTTACCGAAATCACGCTTGGCTCAAGAAGACATCATTACGGTGCTTTAA
- a CDS encoding universal stress protein, whose protein sequence is MKYKHILVALELSFESKVLIDRAVFLAKLLDADVSFIHIDGSHGEIYHELVDLVADPEQRPLTLESMDQLDEFAEYAQCTLKHFMVGTGDLGDKVKIAIAENDFDLLICGHHHDFWSKLVSASRQVINSSPVDVLVVPLED, encoded by the coding sequence ATGAAATACAAACATATCCTTGTCGCACTAGAACTTTCCTTTGAAAGTAAGGTGCTTATTGATAGGGCCGTTTTTCTAGCAAAACTGTTGGACGCTGACGTATCCTTCATTCATATCGATGGTAGTCATGGTGAAATTTATCATGAGCTGGTCGACTTAGTCGCCGATCCCGAGCAGAGGCCGTTGACCTTAGAGTCCATGGATCAACTTGATGAGTTCGCCGAATATGCACAATGCACATTGAAGCATTTTATGGTTGGAACCGGGGATCTGGGTGATAAAGTGAAAATCGCCATCGCCGAGAACGACTTTGATCTTCTCATCTGTGGCCATCACCACGATTTTTGGAGCAAATTGGTGTCAGCGTCTCGCCAAGTCATCAACAGTTCACCTGTAGATGTGCTTGTTGTACCACTCGAAGATTAA